The genomic stretch CCGAGCTGACCGCGATCCGCCGCGACATTCACAAACATCCGGAAATGGCCTATGCGGAGAACCGGACGGCGGATATCGTCGCCAGGAACCTCGAATCCTGGGGGCTTGAGGTGAACCGCGGACTTGGTCGGACCGGCGTGGTCGGCACCTTGCGTCGCGGCGATTCGAACCGCGCCATCGGCATGCGCGCCGATATGGATGCTTTGTACATCCAGGAGAAAAACACCTTTGAGCATCGCTCCGTGCATGACGGGCAGATGCATGCCTGCGGCCATGACGGCCATACGGCGATGCTGCTGGGCGCCGCGCGGTATCTGGCGGAATCGGATGAAATCAACGGCACGCTGCACTTCATCTTCCAGCCGGCGGAGGAAGGCCTCGCCGGGGCGAAGGCGATGATCGATGACGGGCTGTTCGAGAAATTTCCCTGCGATGCGGTCTACGGACTGCACAACATGCCCGGCATTGAGAAAGGCCATATCGGATTGCGGCACGGCCCGACCCTGGCCGCCAGCGACCGCTGGACCGCGACCTTCCGCGGCACGGGGGGCCATGGCTCGATGCCGCACAAGGGCACCGACCCGACCATGCCGGCAGCGCAGTTCACCATGGCGCTGCAGACCATCGTCAGCCGCAATGTCGATCCGCTGCTGACCGGCGTCATCAGCCTCGGCCATATCGCCGCCGGCGATATCGGCTCGCTCAACATCATCCCGTCGGAAGTCTTCATCGGCGGTACGGCGCGCAGCTTCGTGCCGCAGGTCCGCGAATTGCTGGAACGGCGACTGGCCGAAATGGCCGCCGGGATTGCGACGGCGCATGGCTGCACGGTGGAATCGACCTATACCAGGGGCTACCCGGCGACGGTCAACTGGGACGAACAGACCGACATCGCCATCGCCGCCGCTCAGGAAGCCATCGGCGCGGCCAATGTGAACCCCAATCTGAACCCTTTGCCGGGCGGCGAGGATTTCGCCTTCATGCTGGAACAGGTGCCCGGCTGCTATGCCTTCATCGGCAACGGGATAACAGAATCCGACGAATTCATCCATGCGCCGCGCTATGATTTCGACGACGACATCATCGCCAACGGCGTGTCCTACTGGGTGGCGCTGGCGCGCAGGGAACTGGCGAAACGTGACGACTGACGCCGTCACCTATCTGCAAGCGGCGTAACAGGACCCGTTGGGCGGATTAACCGTCGCACGCGACCAGCGTCATACGCCAAAACAGGGGCCGGCTATCGGTCAGTCGCGTTCGATGCACATGGCAATGCCCATGCCGCCGCCGATGCAGAGCGTGGCGAGACCTTTCTTCGCGTCGCGGCGGGCCATTTCATACAGCAGCGTGCAAAGCACACGGGTGCCGCTGGCGCCGATCGGATGGCCGAGCGCGATGGCGCCGCCATTGACATTGACCTTCGATACATCCCAGCCAAGGTCGCGATTTACCGCGCAGGCCTGCGCGGCGAAGGCTTCGTTCGCTTCGATCAGGTCGAGATCGTCGACGCTCCAGCCGGCTTTCTCCAGCGCGCGTCGGCTTGCCGGGATCGGCCCGGTGCCCATGATCGTCGGATCGACGCCCGCCGTCGCCCAGGAAACGATCCGGCCGAGCGGCACAATTCCGCGTTTCGTCGCTTCTTCCGCCCGCATCAGGACAGTCGCGCCGGCGCCGTCATTGATGCCGGATGCGTTGCCGGCTGTCACCGTGCCGTCCTTTTCGAAGGCGGCGCGAAGCTTGCCGAGGGTTTCCACCGTCGTGCCGGCCTTCGGGTGCTCGTCCGTATCGACAACCGTATCGCCACGCCGCCCCTTGATCGTGACAGGGATGATTTCATCGACAAACCGGCCCGCCTTCATCGCCGCTTCGGCTTTCTGCTGCGATGCGGCGGCAAAAGTGTCCTGTTCATCGCGGGTCAGCTGCCATTGCCGGGCGACGTTTTCCGCCGTATTGCCCATGTGATAGCCGTTGAACGCGTCGAACAGGCCATCCTTCAGCATCGTGTCGATGAACGTCAGGTCGCCCATTTTCTGACCGTTGCGAAGATGCGTGCAATGCGGCGCCTGGCTCATGCTTTCCTGGCCGCCGGCCACGACGATGTCGCAGTCGCCGGTGAGGATCGACTGATAGCCGAGCGCGACCGTCCGCAGCCCGGAGCCGCAAAGCTGATTGATCTGATAAGCGGTTTTTTCGACCGGAATGCCGGCCTCCATGGCGGCCTGACGGGCGGCGTTCTGCCCGGTACCCGCCGTCAGGATCTGCCCCATGATGACTTCATCGACCTCACCCGGATCTACCTTTGCCCGCTTCATCGCCTCGGCGATGGCGACCGATCCCAGATACGAAGCGGGAACCGAACTCAAGCCGCCATTGAACGCACCCACCGGGGTTCGCGCGGCACCTGCGATAACAACATCCGACATGATATAACTCCTGCTGGTGATAATTCGCCCATCCCGCCGCAAGCAGCTGGCGGCGTATCATTTTGCGACGCAGCATATCGTGACAAGCCGGGGCAAACAAGGAGCGGCGCGCATAACGCTCGATTCTCGTCGATGCCGTGTTGTTTTGAAATTCGACGCCCGCATGCGTTGCGGTGCAGCAATCCTTTGATCGCGGACGCATAGGATGTTATGCGTTAATGCTGAAACATTCTGGCACCAACCTTGCGAGGATACATGGCGGATACAGACGGCAAGACCGGAGCGCCGGTCACGATCAAGAAATACGCCAATCGGCGGCTCTACAATACGGCCACGAGCAGCTATGTAACGCTGGAATATCTGTGCCAGATGGTCAAGGACAACGTCGATTTCGTCGTCTACGACGCCAAGAGCGGCGAGGACATTACCCGGTCGGTCCTGACCCAGATTATCGTCGAAGAGGAAGCGAAGGGGCAGAACCTGCTACCGATTGACTTCCTGCGGCAAGTCATCGGTTGTTACGGCGACGCGATGCAACAGACGCTGCTGCCGCGTTTTCTGGAGCATTCGATGTCGACCTTCATGAACAATCAGACAAAGATGCAGGAAACGCTCCGCGAATCCTTCGGCAATGTCTTCCCTATCGGATCGCTGGACGACCTTGGTCGCCAGAACATGAACATGTTCGAAAAGGCGATGGAACTGTTCAAGCCGTTCGGCGGCAACACGGGTGAAAAAGCCGATGCATCGGCACAGGCAAAGCCTGCCGCAGCGGACGATGACAAGATCGACGCGCTGACGCAGAAACTGGATGCGCTGCAGATGCAGATCGACGCGCTGTCAAAAAAAGAGAGTTGAGCCGTCGCCGCCTAACCGGCGTCCGCGAAATCGCGATGAGTCAGGGCTGGACGGCCCAGTTCCCAGCCCTGCAGATAGGTAACACCCCGCCCCAGCAGAAAGTCGAGGTCGGCCCGGGATTCGACGCATTCGGCAACGGTTTCGATCCCGTATGACGTTGTCATTCCAAGCAGGGTATCGATGAATTCCTGGTTTTCGGCATTGTCCGCCACGCCGCGGACATAGGCGCCGTCAATTTTCACCGTATCGACCGGAAATGTCTGCAAATGGCGGAAATTCGTGTAGCCGACGCCAAAATCGTCCAGCGATACGCGGCAGCCAAGCGCGCGCACGGACGAGACGAAACGCAGCGAATCCTCGAAATCATACAGTTCCGCAGTTTCAGTTATTTCCACAATCAGGCGCCGCGCGATATCGGGGCGTTCGCCAACCGCGCCGTTCAGACGTCGCAGCCATGCGCGGTCGGTCACCGTCAGTCCGGAAATATTCATCGCCAGATGCAGTTCCGGATACTGTTCCAGTTCCGCGATGGCGAGGTCCAGGACATAACGGTCAACGCGCTGTGAATAGCCCAGCTTTTCGGCGACCGGGACGAAAACAGAAGCCGGAATCGGCGCATTGTCCCCATCCAGTATCCGCAACAGGGTTTCGTAATAGGCTATTTCACGGTCGGCAGAGCGGATAACCGGCTGAAAGGCGAAGGCGACGTGACCGTCGCGCAACGCCTGCATCAGCGACGCGCCGATATCCTCCTGATCGTGGCCCTGTCCGAACGGCGCAGAGGCCTTGCGGTAGGACGCGAACCTCCCTGCCCCGCGCCGCATCGCATCGTCAAGCGCCCGGATCCCGCAATGCATGGCCGCGTTCGTTGTCCTGACGACCGAAGGGAAAAGCACGCCGCCGACCGAAACGGTGACCGACAGGGGGCCGGCGGGGGTCAGGACGGGACTGGCGGCAACCTTTGCCATGATCTTGTCCGCGACCGCGGCAAGACCGGGTTCCGTGCAATGGCTCAGCACAACGCCGAAACGAAAGGCGTCCAGCCGGCCGATCACATCCGCCGTGCGGACACATTCCTCAATCTTCTGGCCGACCGAAACGAAAATCCTGTCCCGTACCGTTTCGTCATATGCGGCAGTCAGGCTGGCCATCCCGTCGATTCCGACAACCAGATACCCCCCTTCCGACACATATCGTTGTGTATGGGACAGCGCGTGCTCAAGCGATTCCCGTAACCGGGACTGGTTGTAATGACCGGTCAGCGCGTCGTAGACGGCCGCGTCGCGCTGGACTTCCTCCGCCGACTTGCGATCGGTGATAATCCGCAGCGTTCCCGTCATACGGTGCGCGCCGCCGTCGGGCCCGGTTTCGATTCTGCCGCGGTCATGCACCCAGCAGATGGAACCATCCGGCCGCCGCAGGCGGTATTCGCAATCAAAACGCCCCCCCGCAGACACATGATGCGCCAGAGCCTCCAGGCGCCGCGACTGGTCCTCGGCATTGACATGCGACTGGTATGTCGCGCCGTCGGTCATGTGATCGGCGCCGATCAGGGCATCGACATCGCCAAAAAAAATCATCCGGTCACTGGCGATATCCCATTCATAGGAGATATCGCCAGCGGCCATCAACGCATCGAGGAGTACCCCCGACTTTGCGGTAGAGTCGGTCATAAGCGATTTAGTACCAGCATTTCCGGCATTCGTCTAAAATTTTATCTAATTAACAGGTAAAATAAAGCTAACTGCGAAGCCATCGGTTTTTTTGATAATCAACCGTTAAGGATTCCTGACCCGGCATGCGATAGGATCGTTTGAGGGAGATAACAATCAGCATCCGGAACGCCATCGACCGGCCCAGAACCGGCGCCAGAATATTTTCCAGCGCAGTCAACGGCCCGGCCAGCCATGCGGGCAGCAGGCTCCAGGACTGGAAACCGCCCGTCAGCGGATAGGCGAACAACGCCAGATATTCCGCCATGTCGACGGAAAGTCCGGGAAAAGCCTTTTCGAAAGCCGCCTGCCGCGCCATTCCGCCAAACAGCAGAGTCGGGATTGCCTGATTGGAATCGAACGGGTCGCGACCGGTATCCAGCGGCCCGTCTGCGAAGGGATCCTCGGTCATATTCACCGGTTCGGCATGGAACCTGTCATAGAAAACGTGGCTGACCGGCGTAATGGCCGGTTCCAGCATGACGATCCGCCCGTCGGCGCGAAGAACGCGCATGGCCTCCCTGAAGAAAAGGGCCGGGCGCTGCAAGTGATGCAGGACGTCGAACATGACGATATTGTCGAAGCTCGCTTCGTCAAAAGGCAGCCGGTGCGCATCGCACACCGCATCCAGCCACGCGGCGGTCATGATATCCGTTGAAATGACATCCGGCGCGAACGATTTGAAATTTCCCGACCCGCCGCCGATTTCCAGTGTCCTGCCCGCCCGGCAGGCCTTCGCCATACGCCGGTACCAGCCCTGGTAGACGTTGCGCAGGACCGGTTTCGCCATCCAGATGGCGCGATAATCCGCCGGGCGGGCGGGCGCCATCGTCAGAACGCCTTCAACCGGAAAAAGGCAAACACCACCATCCGCACCAGCAACCAGCCATGCGAAAACCGGGAAATCTGCGTTTCGCCGTAGCGTCGGCTGGCGTAGCGGATCGGTATCTCGGCCACTTTCAGGTTCAGCTTGGTGGCGCCGAAAATAAGGTCGAAATCGCCGAATGGATCAAAATCGCCAAAATAGTCACGGTTGGCGGCAATGGCGTCGTAATGCCGCCGGCGCAAAACCTTGGTGCCGCACAACGTATCCGTAAAGCGCTGGTTCAACAGCCAGCTGAACAGCAGTGAGAAAATCTGATTGGCGACCCAGTTGAGGAATCGCATCGCTTCACTTTCCATGGGATACACGAGCCGGGAACCGTTGATGAATTCACCCTTGCCCGATACCAGCGCGTGGTAGAATTTCGGCAGGTCCTCCGGCGGCATGGTCAGGTCTGAGTCCAGGATCATCAGGACATCGCCCCGCGCGAGATCGTACCCCTTGCGCATTGCATCGCCCTTGCCCTTGCCTTCCTGCCGAACCGCCTTGATATCCCATTCCCCGGCATAGGCGTCACGGACCCTTTCGCATTCCGCGAAGGTTCCGTCGCTGGAATGCCCCTCGACGAAGAGTATTTCCATGTCTTCGGCAAATCGGGGCATCCGCCGGATCGCCGGCTCGATATTGCCGCGCTCGTTACGGCAGGGAATGATAACCGTCACGGAAAGCGGGCCGAGCGACTGCGTCGGCATCGGCCGGGCCACCATGTAGTTGCGCAGCGAAAACCGGCGGATCAGCGGCAGGGTGCCGATGAACCGGTTTATGACCGGTCCGATTCCGAACAGCCGCCGCGGGACAAGCTGCCGCCAGTCCCGCTTGATAATATCGAAATCGGCCAGCGACAGCAGGTTGCCTATATCGCTCGTCGACAGCCAGTTGAGCGGCGGCTGACGCATCTTCAGCCCGAACAGTTCCGCGACAGAGAGTATCGGTTCCCAGTATTTCGAATAATAGGCGATGACGATCCGCGTATCCGGCGTACACAGGGAATGCAGGTTTCGCAGGGCGGTTTCGCAATCGTCAAAGTAGCCGATCGTATCGGAAACGACGATCACGTCGAACGGCCCGCCGAGCCGCGCCGCAAGCTCCGGGTCTTCCGCATCGCCCTGGATGAATTCCAGGTCCGGGTAATTTTCCCGGGCGATTTCGACCATACGGGAACTGAAATCGACGCCGACGCCGCGGCCGGGTTTCAGCCCGGCAAGCAGATGCCCGGTGCCGCAACCGATATCGAGCACGCGCAATCCGCTGGGGATCAGGAATTGCAGGTAACGCTCATGTTCGGCGTTGAAGTAATGGTTCTTCTGCCGCCAGGCATCGCGACTATCGGCAATGCGATCTATCCACGCGATCATCGCTTCCTTGCGTGGCGAACCTGGCCTCCGGGCATCGATCATGGCTACGTGTTTCTCCATCGGCCTGTTATTCCGTTTCCAGTTCTGAGTTGCCGGCCCGACAGCAACCACAGGACCCCGCCGGGCAAACCGGTGGCGACGAGCAGGGCGCCGAACGTCAGCGATACGACCAGCGCGTCCGCCGCAGGAATACCGACGAACCCGAACGCCACGACCATCGCCCCTTCGCGTACGCCCCATCCCGCGATGGATACCGGAATCATGGATACCAGAATTACCGGCGGCACGAGAACCAGGCAATGAATCAACGGAAGTTCAGCCGATATGGACAGGCCGATCAACCAGACTGTAAGCATTGTAAAGGCGATGATGACAGCCGCGAGGCCAAGCGCCGCACCGACCGGAACAGTCTGTACCGAAAAACGGCGCGCCGCCATTCCGAACGCCACGAGCGGCCGTAATGCCCGCCATCGCCCCGCGAATTGACCCGCGCGCCCACCCAACGCGATCAGGAAGGCAATCCCCGCCGATCCCGCGACGATCAGAAGTAGTATGCTCCAGCGGGCGGCTGAGTCCCCGGTCAGCGTAAACAGGATCGGCAGCGTCAGGGTCACGACAATCAGCGAGGCCGCGAGAGCGCAGAACCGGTCGAGAATGACAGAAATCGCCGCCTGCTCCATCGAAACCCGATCGCTGCGAAAGAACCAGATTCGCACGACGTCGCCGCCGATCGTCGATGGCAGTGTCTGATTGAAAAACTGGCCGACAAATGTCAGCCACAACGCCCGTCCAACCGCAAGGGGAATGTCAAGTGTCCGGCAGACGACAACCCAGCGCAGGGAAAGAACTGCCGATGCCGCTACCGTCAGGCCAAATGCCACGACGATGGGGCCCGACGACATCCGGCCTGCCGCTTCAGCGACCGGCGTGAGATCGATACGGCTGAAAAGCCACCAGAGCAACAGGACCGAGACAGCCGACTTGACTACGAAAATGAGCCATTTTTTCACTATGAAGCGCGCCGATTTTGCCGGTTCCGGGAAATCCGGCACCGTGCCGGAACGTGGCGCGGTGTTTAGCAGTTTCGTCGCGCCATGGGCAAGGCTGGCGGGAGCTGATGCCTGAATCAGATCACGGTTTGCCGGAAACGCCTCTGGCGATCCAGCAGCCATGTGAATCTGATCAGGATGAATGACATCATGGCGGAAGTTATGCCATTGTGACGTGCAAATGGTACCGAAGCGTGCCGTCGGGTGGTTATATGCTGTGTGAAACGGAACGAACCAATGGCTGATATCCCAAAGGCACTGGTACAATTCCGGACACGCCTCCAGTAACGAGACGGGTGGCAAGTTGAGTATCCAGAAGTATATCCGGCGGGATCGCGGCGGCGGTGGAACCTGCCGGCTACTTACCCGAAATCCGCCATCCCCCAGTCCTTTACCCGGCGCGGCGCATGGCGCTGTATACGGTAATCGGCAAGCACCCCGTGAGAACCATGCTTGACAGACTTCTCGTAGGCGCGGAGAAAGTGTCGCGGATTGCCGTCTGGATCGGCGGCGCGCTGCTGATTTTCGCTGCCGTCATGACAACGATCGACGTCATCGTCCGGAAGATCTTCAACTGGTCGTTCGGTGGCGCGGATGAAATTGCGGGCTATATATTCGCCATTTCCACAGCGCTGGCATTCGCATTCGCGACATTGCAGCGAACCCATGTACGGATCGACGCGCTGTACCTGCAATTGCCGAAAGTCGTCCGGCCGTTTCTCGACATTCTGGGGTTCCTGCTCCTGGGCGGATTTCTGACGATCGTCACCGAACGCGCCTTTGCCGTCTGGCTGAACAGCTACGAAAGCGATTCGGTATCGATTACGCCGCTGGTGACGCCGCTGGCCATACCGCAAGGCTTCTGGCTGGTCGGTCTGGGCTTTTTCATGGTTGTTTTCGCCCTGATGCTGATTCGGCTGATCGTCGCGCTGTTTCAGCGGGACTGGCTGCGCATTGCGCAGTTGGTCGGTCCGCGCGGGATCGAGGAAGAAGTCGCCGAGGAACGCGCCCATGCGCGCGCCGAAATAGAACGCGAACACGCACTCAACGAACGGGCCCGCCTGAAACGCGGCGAAGACGACTGACATGCTGGCGTGGACCGGAGTAATACTTCTGTCGTTGCTGGCGCTGAGTGTGCCGGTCGCCGGCGCACTCGGCTGGCTGGGGCTCATCCTCGACAATTTCTATTCGCTGATGCCGCTTCACCTCGCGCTTGGCGAAGTCGTCTGGCAGAACGCCATCGAATACGTGCTGGTCGCCATCCCGCTATTCATCCTGCTGGGCGAAATCCTGCTGCGCGCGGGCATCGCCGAACGCATGTACGGCGCGATGGTGCAGTGGTTGTCGTGGCTGCCCGGCGGCACGATGCATTCGAATATCGGCTCCTGCGCCATCTTTGCGGCATCGTCCGGATCCAGCGTCGCCACGGCCGCCACGGTCGGCACCGTCGCCTATCCGGAAATTGCCCGGCGCGGCTATAACGAACCGTTGTTCCTGGGCACGCTCGCCGCCGGCGGCACGCTTGGCATCCTGATTCCGCCATCGATAAACCTGATCATATACGGGTTACTGACCGATACGTCCGTGCCGCAGCTCTATCTCGCCGGGTTTATTCCCGGCGTACTGCTTGCCAGCCTGTTCATGCTGACCATCCTGATCGCTGTCCTGATCAAGCCGAAATGGGGCGGCAGCCCGGTTGAAACGACTTGGGACATGCGCTGGGAATCGCTGCCGCACCTTCTGCCGCCGCTGGGCATCTTCGTCGTCGTCGTCGGCTCGATCTATGCCGGCGTCGCGACCCCGACCGAAGCGGCGTCCGTCGGGGTGGTCGCCTCGATTATCCTCGCCGCCTGTTTCGGCGCACTGAACATAACCATGCTGCGCGAGGCTGTCGAAGGAACGTTGCGAACCACCGCAATGGTGATGCTGATTATCTTTGCGGCCCTGTTCCTCAACTTTGTGCTGGCCGCCGTCGGCATGACCGGCAGGCTGATCGACCTGATCGACAACCTGGGCGTGACGCCGATGCAGACGCTTTGGGTCATCATCGCATTCTATATCGTTCTCGGCTGCTTCATGGAAACGCTGTCGATGCTGATCACGACAACCCCCCTGATTGCCCCGATCCTGATCGGGCTGGGCTTCGATCCGGTCTGGCTCGGCATCCTGGTGACTATCCTGCTGGAAACCGCGCTGATTACGCCGCCCGTCGGCGTCAATCTGTATATCGTGCATGGTGTCCGCGATGGGGGGGCAATGAACGATGTGATTGTCGGTACCCTGCCCTTTGTACTGACCATGTTCGTCATGATCGGCCTGCTCGTCCTGTTCCCTCAGGTTGCGCTTTTCCTGCCCCAGATGTTCTATTGACGGAATTGTTGCAGGGACATCCGATCAGAGTAAAGCCGTAAACCGGATTTTCAGATGACGCTGGCCCGCAACGTTCCAAAACCGCAGTGTTTTCAGTGCAGACAAAGGGAAGTACGCTTTTGACCATGGATAAGATGCTCGCTGAAAAGGATGGCCCGGTCGGGCGCATGATTTTCAACAACCCCGCGCGCCACAACGCCGTTTCGGGCGACATGTGGGAAGCGGCGGCGGATATCCTGGAGGATTTCCAGAATGACAGCGCCATCCGCGTTGTCGTTGTCACCGGGGCCGGCGGCAAGGCCTTCATGTCCGGCGCCGATATTTCGAAATTCGAAGACGAACGCGCCAATGCCGAAGCGGAGGAAAAATACCACGCCAGGAACGAACGGGCGCAGAAGCTGCTGCTGAACATGCCGAAGCCGACAATCGCCATGATTCGGGGTTACTGTATTGGCGGCGGGGTTGGCGCGGCCCTGAAATGCGATACGCGGATCAGTTCCGACAAATCCAGCTTCGCCATACCGGCAGGCCGGCTGGGCATCGGTTATGATTACGATGGCATTTCGCGACTGGTCGCGCATGTAGGGCCGTCCTTCGCCAAGGAGATATTCTTCACGGCACGCCAGTTCAACGCCCAGGAAGCCCTGGACATGAAGCTTATCGACCGGCTGGTGCCGGACAATATCCTGGAAGATTACGTACGCGACTACGCGAAGACCATCGCCGCCAATGCGCCCATGACAATGCATGCCGTAAAACGAGCCGTCCTGGAGAATGCCAAGGACCCGGATGACCGCAACATCCAACTCTGCGACAGCATGGTCGACATCTGCAACGCGAGCGAGGATTATGCGGAAGGACGACGCGCCTTCATGGAGAAGCGCAAACCCGTGTTTGTCGGGCGCTGAACATATATACCCTTTCAAGAACACGAAAAGCCGCGACATGGTAAACGAAGAATCCGGTATCGAAACCGGCATAGCCGAACTGGAAGAGCGCCGCCGCAAGGCTCTGGCGATGGGCGGCGGGAAGAAGCTGGAACGCCGCCGCAATGCGGGCGTTCTGAACGCACGGGAACGGGTCGCCTATATCGCCGATACGGACAGCTTCCTGGAAACCGGGCTGCTGGGCACGTCCGGCGTTTATCCCGAACAGCATGACGAAACCCCGACCGACGGCAAGATCACCGGTTACGCCAAAATCGATGGCCGGGATGTCGCGCTGGTCGTGAACGACTTCACGGTCAAGGGCTCCTCGACCAGCGCCACCAACAGCAAGAAGGTCGGACAGGTCAAACGAATCGCGACCGAGCGCGGCATGCCCGCCGTCTTTATTGGCGAATCCACCGGCGCGCGCCTGCCGGACGCGATGGGATCGCGCGGCATGGGCGCGCTGCTGGGCAACGACATCACCCAGTTCCAGCGCATGCGGGATACGCCCTGGGCGGCCGCGGCGCTGGGCTTTTCCTTCGGATCCTCCGCCTGGCTGGCCTGCTGTTCGGATTTCGCGGTCATGCGCAAGGGATCGACCATGTCGGTGTCCAGCCCGCGCCTCGTCAGCCGCGCCATCGGCGAGGAGGTCGACCTGGAGGAACTCGGCGGCTGGAAGCTGCATGCGGAGACCACCGGCCAGATCGACATGGTGGTCGATACCGACGAGGAGGCGCTGGACGCAATCCGCACGTTCCTCAGCTACCTGCCCAGCCACAACATGGAAGCGCCGCCGGTGCGCGACGTCACGCCGGGATCCGGCGAGGACATGGCCGACATCCATAAGGTCCTGCCGGCGAAGCGCACCCAGGTTTACAACATGCGCAAGATCCTCGACGCCGTATTCGACAAGGGAAGCCTGTTCGAAATGAAGCCGCGCTTCGGCCGCCCGGCGATCACCGCGCTGGCCCGGCTGGACGGCAAGAGCGTGGGCGTCATTGCCAATAACCCGCAGCATCGCGGCGGCGCGCTGGATACCCAGTGCTGCGAGAAGATCGTCGATTTCCTGGTGCTGTGCGATTCCTTCAACATCCCCATCGTGCAGCTTGTCGATACGCCGGGCTTTGCCATAGGCACCGAGGCGGAGCGCAGCCGCGCACCGGGCCGGATCATGAATTTCATGAACGCGATGACTCTGGTCACCGTACCGCGCATCGCCGTCATCCTGCGCAAGAGCTATGGCCGCGCCTATGTCTGCATGGGCGGCGGGCGGCATTCGGACACGCTGGCCGCCTGGCCCACCGGCGAGGTCAGCTTCATGGACCCGCGCTTCG from Alphaproteobacteria bacterium encodes the following:
- a CDS encoding lysylphosphatidylglycerol synthase transmembrane domain-containing protein, with the protein product MAAGSPEAFPANRDLIQASAPASLAHGATKLLNTAPRSGTVPDFPEPAKSARFIVKKWLIFVVKSAVSVLLLWWLFSRIDLTPVAEAAGRMSSGPIVVAFGLTVAASAVLSLRWVVVCRTLDIPLAVGRALWLTFVGQFFNQTLPSTIGGDVVRIWFFRSDRVSMEQAAISVILDRFCALAASLIVVTLTLPILFTLTGDSAARWSILLLIVAGSAGIAFLIALGGRAGQFAGRWRALRPLVAFGMAARRFSVQTVPVGAALGLAAVIIAFTMLTVWLIGLSISAELPLIHCLVLVPPVILVSMIPVSIAGWGVREGAMVVAFGFVGIPAADALVVSLTFGALLVATGLPGGVLWLLSGRQLRTGNGITGRWRNT
- a CDS encoding TRAP transporter small permease, whose translation is MLDRLLVGAEKVSRIAVWIGGALLIFAAVMTTIDVIVRKIFNWSFGGADEIAGYIFAISTALAFAFATLQRTHVRIDALYLQLPKVVRPFLDILGFLLLGGFLTIVTERAFAVWLNSYESDSVSITPLVTPLAIPQGFWLVGLGFFMVVFALMLIRLIVALFQRDWLRIAQLVGPRGIEEEVAEERAHARAEIEREHALNERARLKRGEDD
- a CDS encoding TRAP transporter large permease, with amino-acid sequence MLAWTGVILLSLLALSVPVAGALGWLGLILDNFYSLMPLHLALGEVVWQNAIEYVLVAIPLFILLGEILLRAGIAERMYGAMVQWLSWLPGGTMHSNIGSCAIFAASSGSSVATAATVGTVAYPEIARRGYNEPLFLGTLAAGGTLGILIPPSINLIIYGLLTDTSVPQLYLAGFIPGVLLASLFMLTILIAVLIKPKWGGSPVETTWDMRWESLPHLLPPLGIFVVVVGSIYAGVATPTEAASVGVVASIILAACFGALNITMLREAVEGTLRTTAMVMLIIFAALFLNFVLAAVGMTGRLIDLIDNLGVTPMQTLWVIIAFYIVLGCFMETLSMLITTTPLIAPILIGLGFDPVWLGILVTILLETALITPPVGVNLYIVHGVRDGGAMNDVIVGTLPFVLTMFVMIGLLVLFPQVALFLPQMFY
- a CDS encoding enoyl-CoA hydratase yields the protein MDKMLAEKDGPVGRMIFNNPARHNAVSGDMWEAAADILEDFQNDSAIRVVVVTGAGGKAFMSGADISKFEDERANAEAEEKYHARNERAQKLLLNMPKPTIAMIRGYCIGGGVGAALKCDTRISSDKSSFAIPAGRLGIGYDYDGISRLVAHVGPSFAKEIFFTARQFNAQEALDMKLIDRLVPDNILEDYVRDYAKTIAANAPMTMHAVKRAVLENAKDPDDRNIQLCDSMVDICNASEDYAEGRRAFMEKRKPVFVGR
- a CDS encoding carboxyl transferase domain-containing protein; this translates as MVNEESGIETGIAELEERRRKALAMGGGKKLERRRNAGVLNARERVAYIADTDSFLETGLLGTSGVYPEQHDETPTDGKITGYAKIDGRDVALVVNDFTVKGSSTSATNSKKVGQVKRIATERGMPAVFIGESTGARLPDAMGSRGMGALLGNDITQFQRMRDTPWAAAALGFSFGSSAWLACCSDFAVMRKGSTMSVSSPRLVSRAIGEEVDLEELGGWKLHAETTGQIDMVVDTDEEALDAIRTFLSYLPSHNMEAPPVRDVTPGSGEDMADIHKVLPAKRTQVYNMRKILDAVFDKGSLFEMKPRFGRPAITALARLDGKSVGVIANNPQHRGGALDTQCCEKIVDFLVLCDSFNIPIVQLVDTPGFAIGTEAERSRAPGRIMNFMNAMTLVTVPRIAVILRKSYGRAYVCMGGGRHSDTLAAWPTGEVSFMDPRFATMIVHGLEEGMEGFEEAFARIQKDTEIWDMAATYAVHDVIKPSETREFLIRMLDIHRLRMTSGVGRHLMRTWPTSY